GGACAAAGTACACAGAAAATATTAGCTTTGGTCTATGAAGTAAACCTAGGTCCCGTCAGACATAATGGTGGGAATCGAAGCTCTGGCTGGGACGTTACAAGATCACATGGCAGTAATGAGTAGATCAGGGAGAATTTTGCAATGACGATGGTGGCTCGCAGGGGGAGGTTACGATGAGTGGTTGCTTAGTGTCAGGCTTCGGCAGAGTGAGGCTTCCGGTTATGACGGACTCTTAGTTTTCGCTGCAACACCATCCTGTAAATACTCTTTTCCAATCATAATGCAATGACATGCAAATCTTTTACGTATTCTGAAAAAAATATCACATGTCAGTTTTTCTAGATACATATTTTTTTAAGAAACACCAATCACACAACTTATGCTATGCTTCAATTAACAAAGTCGCCACACAAGTGTCCTACCAGTATCCTGGGGGGCTCAGAGTACAACCATCCTCCCAATCATCTAGTCACATGTTGGTTCTCAAAAACCACACAACCTGGAAAGCACAATGAAACACGAAATGATAGCAACCAAAGGAAATCTAGAGCTTGATAGTGACGAGCAAAATGGAAACTAAAAAATAATCAAAAAATACATGTGCATACGTTAGAATGCCAAGGTCTGGAGCCCAAATTTGACCAACCATAGCTTTGTGTTTAATGGTCAGAGATGCGACAATTCCTCTTTCTTCGAGATATCCCGCAAGGCCTGTAGCAATAGGGATGAAAATGGAGTGAAAAGTTTCCGCTTTTCcgaagaaaaaatggaaacggggAGGAAATATGAAAACGGAAATGAAAATTTGCAAAAcggaaatggaaatgaatttttTTATGCGGAAACGGAAACAAAAACAGAATAATGTTTTTCGGTGGAACAGAAGTGGAAATGTAACTTTCCGTTTCTGTCAATATGGAATTTTCTGTTTCTATTATAGGCCTATGGCTGCTTCGTAGCCCAACTACCAAACAACACACAATGACACAATCAGTAGAATGAGCAGAATGGATCATTTGAGGGCCAACTTTTACTACCACACACGTACTCAACTAGATCCTATACGAAATTGTCATGCATTACTACAATACTATCCTATATGTAGCTAACACAACCATATTATTTTGTAGACATGTTAACAATTCCATAAATTTGTTTGTTTTTTGTCTATATTTCTATATGATTCAAGGGGGTTTTAAGTTCTGGTCAACAAACCATTTTGTTTCCGTGTCCACTCTGTATTCGCTCTGTGTCTGTTTCCGGCAGTATTTGTTTTCATATTCGTTTCCGGGGTTTCTGTATTCGTTTCCGCTTCtacaaaaaaaatatgaaaacaaaTATGGTAGCATCCAGTTCCGTCCGTTTCCGCGTCGTTTTCATCCCTATGTAGCAATATATGCTCTCAAAATACTAGATACTTGAAAAAATAACACTTCTCTCTAAAGTATATAAAACCATGGTGTATATCCGACGTAATTCAGTTTTCCTAAATCTCCCCGAAGTTATACTATTTTATGTGCACAGAAACATGTAGCTTATACAAGCATATATATGCTCATTTGAAGGGAAAAGCTAGCATGCATAAAATATTTCATACAATTTATCAACATATTTCTTGTTTTCCTTCATGTTCTTTAATAAATGCGAAGTAAAAACTTGTCTTGTTTCAAAAGAACTCCAAAATGTTAATACCAATTTTGGGTAAAAGGAGCTTCAAGCGGGTGGTGAAGCTAGTAGAGACCAAAATGTTATGGCCACTTCTGTTAATCGTCAAGTTTCTTTTGtctgccgggggggggggggggggggggggggtcatcaAGTTTTCAAGGTAACAGATTATTATTTTTGGTAAATGTAATATTTTTTACTTGAGAAGACTTAAAATTTTAAGTAAATTTGTTATCAAATCTCCAATTCGTTGAAAAGGTTTAGACATTTTGTGGCCAAATGCTCGGTTGCTTGAAATTGTCCCTGATACTCTACTTAAGTTAAATATACCTTGGCTAGCTGTATCTTCTAGCTACTTCCGTATATCTGACTGTACACATATTTCACTACAACGAGTAAAACGGCAACTATCCGGTGGCCACCGATGGACTGCCCCACCCCTTCATCCACCGTCCCTCTCCTCCATCTCACCAATGGCTGCTGCTACAGTCCCCATGGGTATGGTACGGTGTTCTATTGTATGGCTACAACTTTTTTATTGAAATGTAATGTATTTTATGTTATGTTGCATATATAGCTTCTGGTGGATAACTCAACAGCATCGTGCCGCTTATTTTATAAGTAATCCTTCCTACGTGTCTCTTTGCTTACCAATTACTAATGTCCAGTATCCCCGTATGCCTGATAGAGGAAATACATTCTTTACAAGCTTGCAGATGTAATTGTAGAAAGCTTTCAATCATTTCACATAAGATATTTTTAAGGACAAATATTcaaaaagagaaggaaaaaaaaGCTCATCAGGTAGCTCACTGCCCAATTGCCCATCCCTATCCTTCTTTCTATCCAAACGTGACAAAAGCACATCATTTGACACGAACATCTCATGGTATGTACTTACATGATGTTCCATCCCTCAGACTTTGGCTGTACATGCATGCATACTTTGGTCGGCCATCTTCCCGGCTCTATCTCAAGTGCGCCCAAAAAGTTGATCTCTCCTCGTAAGCAAGGTATAGCTAGGGGAAAGCAAGCATTTTTGTTGTGACTCGTTTGTTTTTGCATGGAAGTCAATCCCACCCTGGCTTTTAGCCCTAGCTACTAGGTTAATTAGGTAAGCTTACGTTTGTAATGTTGTCCCAACGGAAATGGTAGAACCCAAGACCCAGTAGTGTCTTCTATGTTTTCTCTTTATAGGACACACAGACTTTCTTGGAATATGTGTCTAGCTAGAAATTGGGAAATGTTTAGGTTGGGCTGTATGCTTGAGCagaagactagccacaatgggtaataacatgctcatgttactaccctatgttactacctctatagtggggagtaacatatgtgtggtaacatgcaacgctttatttattaggctatagactcatcttgccttgatatgtgtgatgttactcatactgcTAGTAACTAACTATGTTACCACATGCccctctttcttcatttattgcttgccacatcatttattttatctagatatgtgtgatgttactatctATGTTACTCTCATTATGGGTAGTAGAAAAGGATACGTTGATATAGTAGAAACTTGACTCCAGCAGGAAAGATAGGTTGGAATTTTCCACATGCAGAAATGACATTAATGCATGACATCGGCAAGAACATCCAGTCGTCATCCCCCCTTGTTCATTGTTACCGGCCATTGTTCTTTACTCTTTATATTTACATACTACTCCCCCACAGAGAATATAGATGGATTGATGAAAAGTTGATGTCTGCATATATAACTGCATTGCAGTTACGATCGAGTTCATGAATAGCCAAGATTTCCAATAAAAATTGCTCAGAACATGCTAAAGATATGCTTAATGGAACCCAAATTCAAGGACACACAAACAAGAAACACACACACACCTATTGCTCCATGAGTTAATGGTGTGATCGATTGAGATCACCCAACACCTTACAGAGCGATGGATTGATAGTACCTACTACTCTAACTCTAAAGAAAACTTCCACAAACCCTAACACTAAAGCAAAAACGACAACAAACGGGGACAACAAGAGCCACAGAGGTAAAGCTCAGGAGCTATCTAGctgtagtactagtagtagtagtaatatGTATATAGTGTTTGCTCGTGCGTGTGGCATGGCTTGACTGGAACCAGCCGGCGGCTAACCGATGGAATGATCGACGACCTAGTCACCGCGCGGCGGCGCCGCAGACGACGTCGTGCTCGATCTCGGAGACGGCgccctcgtcgtcgtcgtcgaaACTGCCATCGCCTCCGGCGGCGCCGTTGCAACCGAAGGCGCCGTGGCCGTGGCCGAAGGCGCGCGCGTGGTCCTTGAGCGAGCGCTTGTGCTTGAACTCGGAGCCGCAGAGGCAGTACCAGAGCTTGCCGCAGTTCTTCTCGTGGGTGCGCCAGTCGCCCTTGACGGCGAAGGCCTTGCCGCACCGGCGGCAGAGGAAGGGCTTGAGGCCGTGCTTGCGCTTGTAGTGCGTCTGCAGGGTGCGGAAGTCCTTGAGCGGCTTGGCCCGTGGATGGTCGATGTTGTTCCGGCACCCCGCCGCGCAGCAGTAGCACGGCAGCCGCAGCATCGCCGTCGGCTGCACCCCGCGCAGCGACTCGGGGCCCTTCCGGTACTGCGAACCGTGACCCCACATGTGCATCTGCAAATGCACAAACACAACAATCAGTTAGTCACGCCGGCCGTCTGTTAAATTTTAGTTTGGAGTTTGGACACGTAACTACTAGTAGTACTTTAAATTAGAGCAAAGAAAAACAAACTTCAGATCATATCATATGCTTGTAGGTTTTCGTACTCCGCATTAATGCAGTGTTTGGTGGTGCCATAATCAATGGAGTTGTAGTAATACTATGCAAAGCCCTAGCCGTGCTTGAATGCACTGATGCGTGTGGTGTGATGACTGATGACTTTAGAGTTTAAGAGTAGATAAGTTTGTGTGAGTTGTGACCAAACTGACCCGGACTTTCTTCATGCAGCACACAGCAGCAGTACTAATCAGTTTGCAAGCAGAGAAAGCTGCATATGTATTTTGGAAATGAGGGCTCTAGTGATCTAGCAATCTGAGCAGCTAGCTAGCTCTTTCGCTTGTGTGTTAGTGTACGTTGGTGCTGTTTCTTTAAAGAGAGCAGAGCCACAGAGTAGTGGCACTGTGGTGGACTACAGGAAGAACACTGCAGGTCTCTTGATGCTCTTGGGAGGAGTGTGCATGAATCATTCAGGACTGTCATTTTTGCAGCAGATCGAGCCCATAATATCGCAATCTTATGCTTCCGAAACATGAGAAAGCCTGTCCTGAAACAAGCTACGCATGCATGCAGCTAGCCAAATCTCATCAGCCATGAATCATGAGTAGTGGTCAGGAACTCAGGGATAGCtagtggagtactagtactacccTACTGAGAGTGGTAGAAAGTAATCTGATTGACTGATCGGTTGTACTAAGACACGGAGGCAACTAAACAAAGAGAAAAATCTTCCCTGGGATCTCCACTACACACCACTCGAATGCATCCTCAAAAGCCAAACACCCAAGAGAGAAAAGCGTAAAGATGCATGCATGGCTAGCTAGCTTGCTGCAGCTCCTGGCATGCCAGTCTAGTTCAATCAAACAAAAAGTCAGCCACTGTGCATGCATGCTCTTCTCAGCAGCTCAAGTCAATTTCATGAGTCATTCATGGCATGCATCTTGCAATCAACACATTATGAGCAATGATTAATGCAACAAGTTACAAGTATATTAGATGAACGAGATTACTACATGTGCCCAAGATGTTCAAGAAGATCAAGAAGAGAAGCTGCGAATGATTCTGACCTGCATGTTGTTGTATCGGTTGAATGTCTTGAAGCAGACGGGGCAGGAGAACTGGGTGGGACCGATGAGGATCTGTGACGGCGTCGGGATCCAGTATTGCCCCTTGTTCAGCCTCCCGATCGGCGCCGTCGAAGAGAACCCTAGCGGAACCTCCTCGTGCCCGCCTCCCGGCTTGCaatcatcttcctcctcctcgtcctcttccgCGGCCCTGCCCGAAAGCCCGGACAGAAGGTCAGCTTCCGCGGCCGGCAGGCCGATGCGCAGAGCAACGGCGGCGTCGTCCGTGGACGTGGACCAGGAGGCCTCGACGTCCATCgggtcgccgtcgccgtcgtcgcagCAGGACGGCACGCAGTTGAGGTCGGCGAATAGCGGTGTGCGCGCAGAGGTCGTCCTCGAGCCGGCCGCCACCTCCTGCCGCAGGTGGTAGCAGCAGTCGTTGTTATCGTCGTCGGAGTCGGAGTCGGCGGCGTCGTGGTGCTGGACGGCACGAGGACGGGCGGCGGGCGTGGGCgagagggagaggagggggagCGCCTCTCggagtggaggggagggaggcgCCGTGCTGTAGTGATGAGTGGGCTGCGCCGGCTGGTGCTGGAAGAACGAGGGGTACTGGTGGTGAGGAGCTGCGGCCGCGGCCACGGCGGGGTAGAGGGCGGCGTAAGGTTGGAAGGGAGGAGGGAGATGAGGGGTGGGGGGAGTGGTAGGGAAGGAGGAAgtgcagtagtagtagtagggGTTCTTGAGGAAGCTCGTGTAGGGGTCTTCCATGGATGGCGTGGTTTCTTGCTCCGGCGCACTCTTTCTAGTTTGCTTCTCTCTTCTTGGCTACTTGCCTGGGAGTGAGGTGAGGTGAGGTGCCGTGGTTGGCAAGGGGTAGTTATAGTGAGAAGGGGAAGTGTGAGCAGGAGAGAGAAGGCTAGCATGTATATATGGGGATAAAATTATGTGAGCGGTATTGTTCTTCGGACGGTTGTATTCTGCTAGGGGGAATCCTAAGCTTACCCAGTTGAGAACTTGGATATCATGACGGTACATCATGCATGTAATGATAGGCGTATAGTAGTATTTGTCCAGGCGAGGACACTGCTTCCTTTCGTCATAAATTCTTTTAAGAAAAGCGTAAGAGGCGTCCGGTTTTAAATTAATGAACCAATAAAGACCAATGATAAATAAATCTTACATAAAGTTTACGAATTTTTATAGGTAGCTTACCAAGCTGACCGAAGAACTGAAGCCACCATTGAGGCTGAAATGAAACAAAGACTACCCAAAAAAGACCAAACCCAAAGAAAAGACATCAGGAATAACAACCAGGCTTCAAGAGGAGTCACTCCTATGTAAAGTGTGTAGGCATTTGATCTCGCGCAGAACACCGGATGTCGCTTTATCGTCCTTCCTCTTTCTAGAGGCGTTGAATGGAAAAAAGAGGCCATTTAAAAATATAGTTAGCTGGGTGAGCAGGTAGCTTTCCTTCAATAACTATTTTGTTTCTAGTTGTCCAAAGCGCCGAAGTTATCGCCACAAAAGAGGGCACAACCAACCTACGTTACTGGTCTCTTGTGGAGACCAGCAGGGCTAATTGTCTAGACATGGAATTCGGCACCCAAGAGGCTCCAAAACTGTCCCTGAAACTCCAAAGGAATTTTGTAGGAGCACATTGAAAAAGAATGTGGTTGGCATCTTCCCGGCTAGCACAAAAGGCACAACATCCATTTCCATTACCTTGGCGTTTCTAAAGATTACTCGCAAATGGGAGGCGGTCTAGCGAAGCTTGCCAGAGGAATACACACACCTTGAGTGGAACTCTCATCGCCAACAGGGCTTTAGCTTATCTAACCCGAGGGCCCTAGATCAGTTTGGTGTAGAGAGATTTGACCGAGAAGGCACCCGATGCTTTCAGGTACCATCGAACGGTATCCTTTCTGCAGAAAGCGAAACTCCCACAACTAATGTTTGCAAGGCTTCCTAGACAGCGAGCTCGGGAGTAGGTAAGTTACACATAAATGCCAAGTTGGTCTAGCCGTTGACGAAAACATCGCTGAGAAGGATCTCAGGATCGGAAGCAACAATGAAGAGCTCAGGGAATCTGGCGTATGGAGGTGTGTCTTCAATCCACTTATACAACCAAAATCCAGTATCCTTCACATTCGCTCTGTCAAAATGGGAACCCAAGTAAAAAATCATTGCATCACATTCCAAGCTTGGGAGCCATTGGCTTAGACGAgaagaacgaataattcaagaaGTATTTCGCTTTAAGTAGTCGATCCCAAAGGTTGTTGTCGCCCCGAGaaattttcaaaatccacttGGTGTAATACTTTTACAAATTGTACTTTCTTAATGCCCGTATTTTTTTTATCGACCCTCACTTTTtaaacatgtggacatgtttGTCAAGTCTAAGTTTTGCTTGAGGCCAAGTAAAGCTTGGTGGAGCTGATACATACATTTTGCGTTACAACTTTAGAGAGTAAATATTATAACTTTTATGCTATTTTAGTCATCTTTGCATCGATTTAATTGTGGTTTATCTTATAATGCAGAGAATTGAAGGTTTAATTCCCAGAGATGTTGTCATGAGGGAATTTTGGACCTTCGTGAAGAATGTACGGTGCTAGATAGTTCACGGAGTTTGGGACCAAAAGAGGCCATGATCCAAAGGGAGGCAGCCAGGTGGGCCCTAGGGTGCCTAGGCGTCCACCCTCGTCTATTTATGATGATAATGATATGTTGTATTAGTTTGTATGTTGAGATAATACAACAAGTAATTGAGATGCAAATTCAAGCCAGTTGGAGTTAAAGAAGTCAAGCGGCGAAGGTGAAGATAGTAAAGTGGCCTAAACTTACAATTTAGCGGTCTCCTAGTGATCCTGGAAAATTCATCATAGTGATATTGAATGGATTGTAGGTGAGGTAGCTTGTTATTTCATTATGATCAAGTGGAAGTAGCTAGCAGGGTATTACGACCCACTGGTGATCGATAATTCATTTAGCAACCCTTGGTGGTGTGAGTTGATTACAaggttgtaacaccccggatgtaactttccatatttgtaactccgactcttgccattttcggctatgtgttatgatattccttcGTGGTccggttttgtttttcgttttgcattttgttcatgtcatgcatttcatatcatgtcatcatatgcatctcttttgcatacgtgttcgtctcatgcatccgagcattttcctcgttgtccgttttgcaatccggcactcccacatgcaccggcgcacccctcttgtttcttttcgtgagcgggtgttgaacgttctcggaatggaccgaggcttgccaagtggccttggtataccaccggtagatcacctgtcaagtttcgttccatttggaggtcgtttggtactccaacggttaaccgggtaaccgcaaagtcctttttgtgtgttgcagcaaaccccccctccaaacagcccaaaaaccCATCTaactcacttccatgctctaggtcgttcgatcatgatcgtgtgggcgaaaaccgcactccatttggagtctcctagctccctgtacctataaaaacacctcccctcCGAAATATTCGCGGTGCAAAACCCtaatccccttcccctctccgcggccggacgcgtccgccgccgccggacaaatTCCACCGCCGGCCGCAGCCACTCACGGCGCGCCACATCGCCCGGGCTGCGCCCCACTTCGCCGCTGACCGCGCGGGCCCGGGAGGCCCAGATCCGGCCCCCGCCGGCCCGTCTCCTCCTCCGCGCCCGCGCCTCCTCcccgcccgcgcgcgccgccgccagccgccgcccTCTGCCTCGCCGGCGAGCTCCCCCtccggcgccacgccgccgcctcggtgcCCGCGCCGCACCCTGCCGCCTCGCCGacccccgccgccgtcgtcctctgCTCCGGTCCCCGCGACGCCGCGTCCCCACGTCGCCGGAGTCGCGCCGCGTCTCCCTCCTCTCCCCCAGCTCCGGcgagcctcgagctcgagctcagccggccagatccgatcgagtCAAATCCCATGGTTGACTTTCCCCCCTCCCAAAATATTCCAAGTCCCGTAATATTTGCATTATAtgcccatgttcatcgcatcataactctctgcgtATAGATTcgtttcatgcgtgtaatatatcgaaatgttcgcctcgagatgatcttcattttatttcattgaaccatgttcatttgagtccatcttgatgcccaaatctctggtgcaagagtgctaattgctgttatctgctgttacttatcagaacttgaggatttgttatttttcttgctattgatgtgtgcatcttatgggcatgatctctacatgtgttttgatgtatgccatgccatatttacagaggtgtattccatgtatttttgtgatctctgtggtgactagaacaagcatgcaaactaggcttcgtgatgtttctgatttcagggactgtaATTTTgcccaagtctgtgactgctgttattttgttgctatgcatccatgtggctacagagagatccatcctccttttggtgatgttcagtaaggatgttttgtaaatatagttgtgctctatccatccatgcccctgtttgcaattatggagtgccatagcataactcaatcttgctctacttttgctataaaatatttctggcagattgtttatgtgttattcaattttgccaaggttgttgtagttgtttcatacatgctttgaactttctcttgccatggatagcttcataaacatgccatcttgctgtaggtatgcttgttttgtcatgcattgctttgtggtgagtgaatcaagctcaccaagatgccttcatattactgtttctgccatgctctgttttctgctaagtctgaaacctgttaaggaaacttgctatgtttacatggttgccatcatatcttctggccctttttggcttatggtcattaagggacttttgtcatacgcatttagtagattcatgccatgcctttttttgccatgttaagttcatgtagcatgttggtttcttgctctgaacattgctacctgatgctgtttatgccatgtccagtaatttcaccaagtctgtgaacctgatatttttgcatttttgccatgcttgtttgaacctgttatgttgtgaactagccgtagctcagtgttcatcttttgtcaagcatctcctgtagattactgccacatactttgttgctatgttggagtgctttagcatagttacttgatgtattctaagtgctatcatgctgttaatcacagattcgtgtcattcttgttttgcttgccatttgcaaaccgtgcatccgtttccggtgatctttatatcgatttcgaccgaaatcatctcatctttccagtggcatacttggtttgccaagttacttccttgttcatcatttttttccggagcacgcatatgcatcgcataccacttctcgcatatcatacatgttttgcatcatgttgcttgtgcatttcccgtgattgattgtggttcctttgcttgtgttcttgctgtggatagagtcgggagacgagttcgtgaacgaggaacctgttgagtacgcttacgaggatcaacctttcgacaactctgagaaccttgcaggcaagatgaccataccctcgaaatcacttctatctttgctttgctagttgttcgttctattgccatgctgcgccacctaccacttgctatatcatgcctcccatattgccatgtcaagcctctaaccatcctttcctagcaaaccgttgtttggctaagttaccgctttgctcaacccttcttatagcattgctagttgcaggtgaagttgatgttggttccatgttggaacatggatattttggaatatcacaatatatcttatttaattaatgcatctatatatttggtaaagggtggaaggctcggccttatgcctggtgttttgttccactcttgccgccctagtttccgtcataccggtattatgttccttgattttgtgttccttacgcggttgggtgatttatgggacccccttgagagttcgccttgaataaaactcctccagcaaggcccaaccttggttttaccatttgccacctaagccttttccctcgggttttcgcgagcccgagtgttatctttattttaacccccctgggccagtgctccttcgagtgttggtccgaaacgAGTAGACTgtggggccacctcggggaaacttgaggcctggttttactcgtaggatgtctcatccgttgtgccctgagaacgagatatgtgcagctcctatcgggatttgtcggcacatcgggcggctttgctggtcttgttttaccattgtcgaaatgtcttgtaaaccaggattccgagactgatcgggtctttccgggagaaggtttatccttcgttgaccatgagagcttataatgggctaagttgggacacccctgcagggtattatctttcgaaagccgtgcccgcggttatgaggcagatgggaatttgttaatgtccggttgtagagaacttgtcagttgacttaattaaaatccatcaaccgcgtgtgtagccgtgatggtgtcttctcggcggagtccgggaatgaacacggtttgagttatgcactactagaaaaagggctatagatgggattgacactaatggcgcaccagacaagcggtgcgccattagtatatactaatggcgcaccaccttctgatacgccattagagttgaaactactaatggcgcacctggcgcagggtgcgccattagtatcaattttttttaactagtgcgcctgtccaaacatactaatggcgcatccagacacagtgcgccattactagttgtaactagtaatggcgcacctggcccagggtgcgccattagtatcaaaaaaagttttttttaactagtgcgcctgtccaaacatactaatggcgcatccggacacagtgcgccattactagttgtaactagtaatggcgcacctggcccagggtgcgccattagtatcaaaattttgtttttaactagtgcgcctgtccaaacatactaatggcgcatccagacacagtgcgccattactagttgtaactagtaatggcgcacctggccctgggtgcgccattagtatcaaattttaattttttttaactagtgcgcctgtccaaacatactaatggcgcaccaccagaaggtgcgccattagtaacctggattactaatggcgcatttagagttggtgcgccattagtaagtgggcagcaacaagatattttggacagcctctcctacccacactcactttctccccacttcattctctccacctcctccttgtctcgggtgcctcctctttttcacctcatttccaccatagattcattcaatttaagtggttaaattaccttgttttgataggtaagtaaggggggaagctatatttatgttgttctccctacaacaatgtgcacatgcactttttatggcctagctagatctatgtatgttcgtggtgttgcatatgtttgtggtgttgcatatgtgtttgtgtttggaggtgtaccggtatttgaaatgcgatagttgccaatattttgccggaatgttgattcatttccgtttcggcgagaattttggcattaagcattcttttttgtcctatttttagggaaagtcatgccaaattttttcttggttctaaaatatcgttttgctctaccccgcaggcgaccatggtccgcatgatgaccaaaggcatcgtgaataggtttttgaggtccgcgaaggccgagatgcttcaaaagaacgagatggagataagatgtccgtgtcgaagatgcaagctgaagagccttattgcggacccggaatcctggcaggtgcgggaccacctgctcttgcgtggtttcatggatggctatcggtggcaaggtgatgaagat
This sequence is a window from Aegilops tauschii subsp. strangulata cultivar AL8/78 chromosome 7, Aet v6.0, whole genome shotgun sequence. Protein-coding genes within it:
- the LOC109772991 gene encoding zinc finger protein WIP5, whose translation is MEDPYTSFLKNPYYYYCTSSFPTTPPTPHLPPPFQPYAALYPAVAAAAAPHHQYPSFFQHQPAQPTHHYSTAPPSPPLREALPLLSLSPTPAARPRAVQHHDAADSDSDDDNNDCCYHLRQEVAAGSRTTSARTPLFADLNCVPSCCDDGDGDPMDVEASWSTSTDDAAVALRIGLPAAEADLLSGLSGRAAEEDEEEEDDCKPGGGHEEVPLGFSSTAPIGRLNKGQYWIPTPSQILIGPTQFSCPVCFKTFNRYNNMQMHMWGHGSQYRKGPESLRGVQPTAMLRLPCYCCAAGCRNNIDHPRAKPLKDFRTLQTHYKRKHGLKPFLCRRCGKAFAVKGDWRTHEKNCGKLWYCLCGSEFKHKRSLKDHARAFGHGHGAFGCNGAAGGDGSFDDDDEGAVSEIEHDVVCGAAAR